CCTTGAGCTTGCCTTGCACGACTATTGGTGCCTTTCCGTCACCTTTGGTTGAGAATGCCTTTGCACCAAGATCGTTTATCGCTTTGAGTAGTGGTTCATTGGGACGCTCCCTCAGAGAGGCGTCACCAGTTAAAACTGCCGATCCCCCTATCAGGCTTGCGATGGCGGTCATGAATCGAAGAGATGTACCAGAGTTTGCCACATATATCACATCATCTGGAGTCCTCGGTCGACCGCCCACTCCCGTAATATTTAGGGCATTTTCACGATCCTCTATGGTCGATCCAAGGGCTTCACACGCTCGTATAGTGGCCATCGTATCGCCAGAGAGAAGATGACACTTGATGGTAGATCTCTCTCCAAGGCTTGCAATCGCTATTGCCCTATGGGTGTAACTCTTGGACATGGGGGCATATATGTCTCCTTTGATCCTTGAAGATCGGACCTTGACATTCATGACAAATAAATAGATAATACCTATTGATATAAGTATATAATTAATATGATTAGGGTGTTCCCATGCTGACAGATAAATTGGAACATGAACTGGAGTTGTTAGAACGCAACTTGGTCGTCCTAAAAGCGGTGATAAAGGAAGAGCCGATTGGAATATTAAAACTTGCGGAGGAAACCAGCCTCCCAAAGCACAAGGTGCGCTATTCGCTAAGGTTACTCGAGCATGAGGGCCTGGTAGAGCCGTCACTTCATGGTGCTATAACCACTAACAATATGATGAAGTTCAAAGCCGAATTCGGACCAAACATGAAAGCACTGATCCAAAGGTTAAACGGAATCTCACAAAGTTTAAGTTAAACGACAACTATTCTTGTACTCTAACACTCCATGTACTTAGGCCGCCATAACTCAGTTGGTAGAGTGTCTGGCTGTTAATCAGGTTGTTTCTGTCCTAAAAAAAAGCAGAAACCAGAATGCCACAGGTTCGAGCCCTGTTGGCGGCGTGTCTTATCTATAAATAAGATAGCGGTAACAATTAGTCAATAAAAGTTAAGTAATGGAGCGGATATATCTCGGTACATGGGCCCGTAGCTTAGTTTGGTTAGAGCGCTCGGCTCATAACCGAGCGGTCATGCGTTCGAATCGCATCGGGCCCATCCGAAGGGCTTGGCCCTGAAATGTTTCGCAGTAAATGCGAAATCCACAGATGGTTGTAGCCCCGTGTTCAAGGGAAAGAAAGGTCGAAATCCCCTTGTTGGGATAGCTCAGCCTGGGAGAGCGCTCGGCTGAAGACCGAGTTGTCGTGGGTTCAAATCCCACTCCCGACATAAGCCTTTCCGACCATTCTTTCTAATCTTCATCGATCGCGCCGGTAGTGTAGTGGTTATCACTATGGCTTGCCAAGCCATAAACTCGGGTTCAAATCCCGGCCGGCGCATTTTTTTTTACAGATGTTTATATTATAGCAAACCATCCTTTGCTTTCTCTTTAAAAAAATCTGCCAGGGTCTTCTGGAATTTGTATAGCTCCAGGAATTTTGCCCTGGGTCTCCATTTCGATAACGGGGTTCGTATTCTTGTGGCTATGTCCCCTATTGCCTCTTCTACGGAATCAAATCTTTTCGGTTTTTGTGACATGGCATTCCTTACGGTCTCTCGGATTACCCAGCTACCGAGGGGTGCCCAATAGGCCGGGAGAATCTCTCGTATTATCAAAATCAGTGCCTGTTTTTTTATTTTCTCCAGATACTCAAGGCACCCAAGCCTTGCAGCATAATACCCTCCTGCTATGTGAGAATAAGTTGTCCTGCCCTCGTATCCCTCTCTGTCTTCCCCAATCCATGTCGTATTGCCTGCCCAAGTGGACTTTGGTAACCAGATCTCTATCAACTCGAATGAAAAAATTCTGGGCAGCAGGAGTATCTCAAATCTATTGCCAAATTTTTGGTCACTAAAAACCCTTATCTCATCGAGTTCCGGGTTAGTTCTGACTTGGGTGATCAGTTCCCTGCCTATGATATCGTCTGTTGCCGTGATCGACCATCTTGTCGGAACAAGTTTGCGATCATCGTGTCTGCCGAGCAGTCCGACCGAGAGCAGTCTGCCTATGTGGTAGGTCGAGATGTCGCCCTTGTATAATTCTCCTATCGCATCCTTGGCTAAGACATCAGTATCGAAGACAAGATGGTCAATTTTTCTGGGAACCGATGGGTTTTCTGTTATTTTCAATGTTTTAATCCTGCCGGAAGGGCCCATTGGACTCAGGACATCATCAAAGCGTAATTCCTTTTTAGGGGCTTTATGGAAGTGGACCTCGGTGTCGACTGGCATAGATGCCATCGCAAGTTCCTGGATATTGGCTAATATTCTGTTGGTTGAAATGCAAGGCTCTTTGACATTTAAGCCGATGTTGGATCTGACCAAATTTGAGCGCAGTTCAATTACGTCTTGGATATCTTTGCCTAACCATTTACTGGGATCGTCGTAGATCGGTGCCTCCTTGGCGGTTATTGAAGGGGGAATCAACGGTCCTGCTTGGATATTTGGATATCCGACACGCCCCACAAAAACTGAAGGCGGGGAAGCACCAAAGATGCTGTCTCCTAGGGGTGATATCCTCTCTATTGCTCTGAACTTGGTGAGTATCGGGCAAGGCCTACCACACAAGCCCTTTCCTTTGCATAATATGCATAGCGAATCTTTCATGGGACATCCTATCAGCAAGTAATATAACGTGCAACTGCAACTAACCCCTTTTCCAACTTTTTATTGTATTCTGCTGTTTTGGGGGAAGTCATGATGATCGTCTTCCTGTTTCATCCTCAAAAGCCACTCGATACGTGGCTTGGAGTCCAAATGACCTTTTTCCATTACCACGATATTCAGTGAAACCTTTCGAAGAATGAAATTGAGGTATAATCCAAGCGTGCTGTCTGCACAGGGTTTTATTGACACTCATCAAACGGTTATTTACTTCATTCCACACTTCAGTTTTATATTTTAAATAATCCCTCCGTGATAGTATATATGATATAAATGAAATACATAAAGTAATACATGGGATGTTACCAACATGAAGCTCAGAACTAAGTTATGGAGACGCGGAAAGATGAGCTTTGCAACGAAATTTTTTGAATTTGCTTAGTTTTGATAGGTGAATGCGATATAACAATATCGCATCATCAAGACATTTATAGTATAGTGTAATTAGACTATGCGATTTTGATCTTTTTCAATCTTTTTTGATGAATGGTTATTTCAGTCCTGTTTTGTTGGATGTTGCATTGCGGCCATTAAAATCAACTAGGAAAAAGTTTTAGTGCTCTTTGTAGGTTAATATCTAAAAGACCAAGAAGATGTAAAATGATTGATGCAGATAATGTAATAGATGATGTAATAAATGACCCTAATACCATAGCGAGTTTGGATGAAAGGGAAATAGACAAATGCTTGAAAAGGCAATCCCAATTTTGGAGAAAGAAAAGGCATTGGTGGAATTGGATGGCGACCTAGCCTTCGTAGGAGACACCCATGGAGATTTCGAGACGGCGAAGTCTATAGTGAAGAGATTTTTTGATGGGAGGTATTTAGTTTTCTTAGGCGATTATATAGACCGAGACCCAATGAAATGGGGATCCATACACAATGTGACTTATTTGCTCTTCCTAAAATGCCGTTATCCAGAAAAAATCTTTCTTTTAAAAGGAAATCATGAATGCAATTACGCCATCCCCTGCTTCCCTTATGAATTTGAACAGGAGATAATCCAAAGATACGGTTCTCATAGATTGCATAAAAAATATGTTGAGGCATTTTCATCAATGCCGTTGATGGTTCTCGCAAAAAATGTTTTCGCTGCACATGGAGGAATTCTGAAAGGAGCAAATTTAGAGCAGTTGAGGAAAATAGGAAAAAATGATTTAACATCTATCGAATCGATTGTATGGAGCGATCCCATCATCTCAACAACTTTTAGAGGAGTGGGCGATCCATTTAACGAAGAGGATTTAACCAAATTTCTAGATGGGATAAATGCCAGGGTATTCATTAGGGGACACGATTATAGCACATTGGGAATTTCCATATATGGGGGTAGGTGCCTCACCATATTTTCATCTCGTAGATACAAAGAAATGGGAAATGGGGGAATTTTGGTGGCTAGGGCTGAGAAAGAAATATCCTGCACT
The genomic region above belongs to Methanocellales archaeon and contains:
- a CDS encoding Nre family DNA repair protein; protein product: MKDSLCILCKGKGLCGRPCPILTKFRAIERISPLGDSIFGASPPSVFVGRVGYPNIQAGPLIPPSITAKEAPIYDDPSKWLGKDIQDVIELRSNLVRSNIGLNVKEPCISTNRILANIQELAMASMPVDTEVHFHKAPKKELRFDDVLSPMGPSGRIKTLKITENPSVPRKIDHLVFDTDVLAKDAIGELYKGDISTYHIGRLLSVGLLGRHDDRKLVPTRWSITATDDIIGRELITQVRTNPELDEIRVFSDQKFGNRFEILLLPRIFSFELIEIWLPKSTWAGNTTWIGEDREGYEGRTTYSHIAGGYYAARLGCLEYLEKIKKQALILIIREILPAYWAPLGSWVIRETVRNAMSQKPKRFDSVEEAIGDIATRIRTPLSKWRPRAKFLELYKFQKTLADFFKEKAKDGLL
- a CDS encoding metallophosphoesterase family protein; this encodes MLEKAIPILEKEKALVELDGDLAFVGDTHGDFETAKSIVKRFFDGRYLVFLGDYIDRDPMKWGSIHNVTYLLFLKCRYPEKIFLLKGNHECNYAIPCFPYEFEQEIIQRYGSHRLHKKYVEAFSSMPLMVLAKNVFAAHGGILKGANLEQLRKIGKNDLTSIESIVWSDPIISTTFRGVGDPFNEEDLTKFLDGINARVFIRGHDYSTLGISIYGGRCLTIFSSRRYKEMGNGGILVARAEKEISCTSDLILEDFSTGKWLNYEAARR